The uncultured Ilyobacter sp. genome has a segment encoding these proteins:
- a CDS encoding peptidylprolyl isomerase — MFTRLAAILVVLVTFSAVGAQEPAASADPLASLKAELTVEREVYYPGQPLNVRFTLFNPTDEAIDVPLPPGTDVGDAVTLPLRLITGTSAEPSLWLAYEDERAIPFGTSSLETDDGKTGALRLEAHTAVGRALDLAALQRGLRYSGEYRLTWQPLHAHVPEVTLDLRIESRKDVVMVTDFGNMTFTLMYDEAPRNVENFLELVRDRFYDRKTFHRIIPGFILQGGSSDGTNKGLRPDGKLVPGEFHDAPFEVGTLAMARKPSDPDSASCQFFISLARNPELDTDYTVIGQTRDEESVRTLQKLAELPTNKKGEPLRPVRIRVMTLVDTTAGGPTRQMNVNER, encoded by the coding sequence ATGTTCACACGGCTCGCAGCGATCCTCGTGGTTCTCGTGACGTTTTCGGCGGTCGGCGCGCAGGAGCCGGCGGCTTCGGCCGATCCGCTGGCCAGCCTCAAAGCGGAGCTGACGGTTGAACGCGAGGTCTACTACCCCGGGCAGCCGCTGAACGTCCGCTTTACGCTGTTTAATCCGACTGACGAAGCGATCGACGTGCCCTTGCCGCCGGGAACAGACGTCGGCGACGCCGTTACGTTGCCGCTGCGGCTGATTACCGGAACCTCGGCCGAACCGTCGCTGTGGCTGGCATACGAGGACGAGCGGGCGATTCCGTTTGGGACGAGTTCGCTTGAAACGGACGACGGCAAGACCGGCGCACTGCGGCTTGAAGCACACACGGCGGTGGGTCGGGCGCTCGACCTGGCGGCCCTGCAACGCGGCCTGCGTTACAGCGGTGAGTACCGCCTGACGTGGCAACCGCTGCACGCTCACGTTCCGGAAGTGACGCTGGATCTGCGGATCGAATCACGCAAAGACGTCGTCATGGTGACCGACTTCGGGAACATGACGTTCACGCTGATGTACGACGAGGCCCCGCGAAACGTCGAGAACTTCCTGGAACTGGTGCGCGACCGGTTTTACGACCGCAAGACGTTCCACCGCATCATTCCCGGGTTCATCCTTCAGGGCGGGTCGTCCGACGGGACCAACAAGGGCCTGCGGCCGGATGGCAAGCTGGTGCCCGGCGAGTTTCACGACGCGCCATTTGAAGTGGGCACGCTGGCGATGGCCCGCAAGCCGAGCGATCCCGATTCGGCCAGTTGCCAGTTCTTCATCAGCCTGGCTCGTAATCCGGAACTCGATACCGATTACACAGTGATTGGGCAGACCCGCGATGAGGAAAGCGTGCGGACCTTGCAGAAGCTGGCCGAACTGCCCACCAACAAGAAGGGCGAACCGCTACGCCCGGTACGCATTCGCGTCATGACGCTGGTAGACACGACCGCGGGCGGCCCCACCCGACAGATGAACGTCAACGAGCGATAG
- a CDS encoding CBS domain-containing protein: MPSVKDILTKKGHDVVSVDWDTNVAEAARLMNDRHIGAVVVTRDATVVGIFTERDVLCRIVAATRDPEKTLVREVMTSPVACCDLDTNRDECRAVMRNRRIRHLPVVDADERLAGIISIGDIVADEGEEKQETIHYLYEMMSVNWKAEK, from the coding sequence ATGCCGAGCGTCAAGGACATTTTGACCAAGAAGGGCCACGACGTTGTCAGTGTGGACTGGGATACCAACGTAGCCGAGGCCGCCCGCCTCATGAACGACCGCCACATCGGCGCCGTGGTCGTGACGCGCGACGCCACGGTGGTAGGCATCTTCACCGAACGTGACGTCCTCTGCCGAATCGTGGCCGCCACGCGCGATCCCGAAAAGACGCTCGTACGCGAAGTGATGACGTCGCCGGTCGCCTGCTGCGACCTGGATACCAATCGCGACGAATGCCGCGCAGTCATGCGCAACCGTCGCATTCGCCACTTGCCGGTCGTCGACGCGGACGAGCGTCTGGCCGGCATCATCTCCATCGGCGACATCGTGGCCGACGAAGGCGAAGAGAAGCAGGAAACGATTCACTATCTCTACGAAATGATGAGCGTGAACTGGAAGGCGGAGAAGTAG
- a CDS encoding alpha/beta fold hydrolase — translation MHAAAAQQCFSRSATYSRVLRVFAAATLLALAIVAPGCRTPTASEARYRRGVVFVLPGIEGRSIWNRNIVRGLDDGGVSSAIEIYDWTSVIPGNLLVNLTDLQRNREQARLLAERIVEYHQHNPGRPVHLVGHSGGGGVAVLALEQLPPGESVDMAILLAPALSPEYDLTTALCRARYGICNFYSDYDVSFLKVGTSLFGPIDREHGVSAGAVGFRLPEDLSDWAQELYDARLRQMAWDEQLKRAGADGTHLGWASRRFAASYLAPLIKQHEAARPLPADFFERQGLPMPEGR, via the coding sequence TTGCATGCCGCTGCTGCTCAGCAGTGTTTCTCGCGTTCTGCGACTTATTCACGCGTACTGCGCGTTTTCGCCGCCGCAACGCTCCTGGCTCTCGCTATCGTCGCCCCAGGCTGCCGCACGCCCACCGCGAGCGAAGCACGCTATCGCCGTGGCGTCGTGTTCGTACTGCCCGGCATCGAGGGCCGCAGCATCTGGAACCGCAACATCGTTCGCGGGCTCGATGACGGCGGCGTTTCATCCGCGATTGAAATCTACGACTGGACTTCCGTGATTCCGGGCAATCTGCTCGTCAATCTCACCGATCTTCAGCGCAATCGCGAGCAGGCCCGCCTGCTCGCCGAGCGAATCGTCGAATATCACCAACACAATCCCGGCCGGCCGGTCCATCTGGTGGGGCATTCCGGCGGCGGGGGAGTCGCGGTGCTCGCGCTGGAGCAGCTTCCTCCGGGCGAATCGGTCGACATGGCGATCCTGCTTGCTCCGGCCCTATCCCCTGAATACGATCTGACAACCGCGTTGTGTCGGGCGCGCTACGGAATCTGCAATTTCTATTCGGACTACGACGTAAGCTTTTTGAAAGTCGGAACGTCGCTCTTCGGGCCGATCGATCGGGAACACGGCGTATCAGCGGGGGCCGTCGGCTTTCGCCTGCCCGAAGATCTCAGCGATTGGGCGCAAGAGCTCTACGACGCCCGCTTGCGCCAGATGGCCTGGGACGAGCAGCTCAAACGGGCCGGGGCCGATGGCACGCACCTGGGCTGGGCCTCACGCAGATTCGCCGCGTCGTACCTGGCACCGTTGATCAAGCAGCACGAGGCTGCGCGGCCGCTGCCGGCCGATTTCTTCGAACGGCAGGGCCTTCCAATGCCCGAAGGGAGATGA